TGACTTTAAAAAGGAAGCAAACTTTAAAACATTATTTTTTAAGTCACCATAAGTAACATTGGCATATCCATTGCAAACTTTATATATTTGAGCAATTTTATCTGTTTGTTGATCAGCCACTTCAAAGAATGCCTTTGCTATTGACATATAATCCTCCTTTTAACAAAGTTAACATGGTTTATTATATCATTATTAACCATAAATTCATAAAGATTATTTGTAAAGCTTATTAACGCAAAAAACATACAAAAAGCTAATAAAAGAATAAAAACCTAAAAAATTAAAATAAAGTTTACAAAATAAATATTTAATAAAAAAATAATTTAAAATATTAACACTGACCAATCCCAATATTAACACTTTAAAAAAATAAAAATTATTAGATACTTATGAATTGAATAAATAGAATATTTTATTAAGTTAGAATTTTACTAAATTATAAACATTAATAAGCATTAATTTCCCAAAACAAAAATATTAATCCCCTCTGTAGGGTAAGAACGATTTAAATTATCTATAACATCTTCCAATCTATTAAGAACAGATTGATTGGAAGTATAAATAATTAAAATAAAATTTTCTTCAGGCCAAACACCATTACCATGTTTTTCACCTTTCTTGCCTTTTCCGTAAACAGTTTCTATCTTGGAATAATATATAGGCTCTCCTAACTCTCGCTCTATTTTTTCTATACATTCAAAAATATCAAGCTCTAAAGATAAGTTAGAAATTATTTCAATTCTATACTTATAAAAATTAGTCATATTAATTTCCATCTTCTTCAAATAGACTATCATAACTACTTTTAGTTGAATTATTAATTTTGGATGATTCCTTAAGATCTACATCAGCCGCTGCTCTTTTTAACCTAGATTTAAAACTTGAAACAATATTAGAAAAAATTTCAAAAAGCATGGGAATGAAAAGCAAAGTAAGAAATGTACTAGCTGTCATTCCACCAATAAAGGTAAATGCAATTGGCTTTAGAAGCTCATTCCCACTACCAGTAGAAAATGCCATTGGGATAAGTCCTATTATTGAGGTTAGAGAAGACATTAAAATTGGTCTAAGCCTTGAACGACAAGACTCAATAATTGCTTCTCTTAGACCAAATCCCCTCTTGATCAATAATCCAGTATAGTCTACAAGAACAATTCCAGTATTTACCACAACACCAACAAGCATAAGCATTCCAATAGCAGCAAAAATAGAAAGTTTTTCTCCTGCAAGAAAATGTATAAGTACAACCCCTATTGCGGTTAAAGGAATTGTAAAAATAATAATAAAGGGTTTTAAAAAAGATTCAAATTGAGAAGCCATAATGCCAAACACAACAATAACAGCCATCATAATTATTATTTTAAACTGATTCATTATATTTGAAAATTCGTTATATTCTCCTTCAACATTAAGTGCTGTACCCTCTTTATGAGGTACTTTATTATTAATAAAATCTATAACTTTCGCAGTTACTTGAGTTAAATTGTCGTTTGGAGAAATACCCGCATTAATATAAATAGTTAAAGCTTGGTTTTCTCTGTAAATAGACTCGGCTTTTTTGGTTTTTTCAAAGGTAGCTATTGATGATAAAGGAATTTTAACTCCAGATAAATTTGTAACAAATATTTTTCCCAAATCTTTTAAATTTCTAACATCTATTCTATCAAGCTTAAGAACAATATCATAATTAAGTCCATTCTCTACATACTGACCAGCGACAACGCCATTAACATTGGCCTTTAACTCATTTAAAATGGTATTCATGTCAATACCATAATTATAAGCTAGTGCTCTGTCTATCTCAACGCCAATTTCAAGTTGAAAATCACTTATATTAAGTCTTGGATTTACAAGTTCAGGAATTGCCTTTTTTAGCATAGAAATTAAAATTTTTCCATAATCTTTTATATATTCGAAATCATTAGCTGAAATTTTAATTTTAACAGAATCTCCACCACCTAAAGCACTGCCACTGGAAGGCTCAACATTAAATTCAGGATAAAGATTTCCAATACGGTTCATGATTCTATACTTAATAGTATCGTAATCTATGCTTTTAATCGTATTATCTTTTAACTCTTCCTTAAGAGGAAACAATACGTTGAAAGATATTCTGTCAGTATACAAAGTAGAAATAATGCTTTTATACCCCTTAGCTTCACTTTTTACAATTTCTAAAAATCTATCGGAATAAAATTTTGAATATTCCAAATTAGTTTTATAAGGAAAATTTAAATTGATCATAATTGAGTTTTCTTTTCCTCTAGCAAAAGTTGTCACATCTAATAAAAATCCTAAAAACAAGCTACCAATAAAACTAAAAAAAACAATCAACCCAAAAATCAATTTGTGATTTAAAACTATATTCAATAAATTGATATACAAAAATTCTAAAAAATAATAAATTTTAGCACAAAAAGCATCAATTTTTCTAACAAAAGCACTCTTAATATTTTTTTGAAAACTTGTATATAAGCCGACATAATGGCTTGATAAAACAGGAACCAGAAAAATAGCAACTAAAAGAGAAACCCCCAAAGAAATAACAATCGTAAATGAAAAATCTTTAAAAAAATCTCCATATACCCCAAGTTCTGATTTGAAAATAAGAAATGGCCCAAAAACACAAATAGAAGTAAAAGTTGAAGATGTAATAGGCAACAGCATCTCTTGGGCCCCCAGGATAGACGATGAAACAAGCTTTGCTCCTTTTTGCCTATATTTATATATATTGTCTATTACAACAATTGAACAGTCAACAACCATTCCAATCCCAAGCGCAAGACCCGCAAGACTCATAATATTAAGGGAAATATTTACAAAATACATTAAGCAAAAGGTCAAAACAATTGCTATTGGAATAGAAATTCCAATAATTATTGTAGCTCTAAAGCTTCTTAAAAAGAAAAAAATAACAAATATTGCAAGCATGGCCCCAAAATAGGCTGAATTTACCACAGTTGAAATAGACGATTTAATAAAATTAGTACTATCAGAAGCAATTTCCAATCTCATATCTTTAGGCATAGATAATTTCAATTTTTCTATTTCCTTCATAACAACATTAGAAACTGTAATAGAATTGGCATCACTACGTTTTTGAACCGATAAAGAAATTGAAGGCAGCCCATTATATTCAACATATTCTGACAAATCTTCAAAATCGGTTTTAATATTAGCAATATCTTTAAGTTTTATCTCAATAGGAGATGAATTTATGCCAGAAGAAATATCCGGGATCTTATAAGCTATGACAACATTGCCTATTTCCTCAATAGATTTAAATTTTCCAGACACTTGAACCAAATATTCTAAATTATTCTCCAATATATTACCAGCTGAAAGTTCAAGATTTTGGGATGCTATAATAGCAGATATTCTTGACAAAGAAAGCCCATAAGACTCTAATCTGTTTTGAGAAACTTCAATTAAAACACGTTTTTTGCTTCCGCCATTAACAGTAACAATTGCAACTCCGTCAAGCCTTTCAAGTCCGGGCTTAATAACCTCATCAGCATATCTTTTAAGCTCAGAAACTGGCCTTACAGAATTAATAACAATTTCCATTACAGGAATGTTTTTTAGATTGTATCTAAAAATTCTGGGGGTCTGTGATTTGCTGGGCAATGAAGGCTTTACCAATTCAAGAGCATCTCGAATTTCATTTAAAACCAAATCTAAATCGGTCCCATGATAAAACTCAAGTGAAACAGTGCTACTTTCTTTAGAAGAAACACTGTATATATTTTTTAAATTCTTTACTGAACTCAAACCACTCTCAAGGACTCTAGAAACACTCTCTTCAACTTCTTTAGGAGAAGCACCATGATAAACAGTATGAATACTTATTTGAGGAATATCAATTCCAGGTAAAAGATCTACTTTTAATCTTGAAAAGGTATATAAACTTATCATCATTAACAATGAAAATAAAATCAATATTGTTATTGGTTTGCCAACTATTCTCTTCACCAACATAACACATCCCCCAAGAAATTAAATATTGCTTTCAGCTGAAAGACCTTCTTTTGTATCTACCAAATTTATTAAAGTTCCATCAGAAAGAGTAGACATGCCTTCTACTACAATTAAATCATTCTCTTTAACCTCACCTGAAAGAGCTACAATATTATCTATTTCAAAAAGTACTGTAACGGGCAACATTTGAACACTTTTACCCTCTAAATCAAGCTTAAATACAAATTTCTTGTCTTCTCTCTCAACAATAGCCTCTCTCGGAATCTTAATTACATCTCTAAAGCGCTTAGTAATAAGTTTAATTTTAGAAAACATACCAATAATAAGTTTATCTAAATTACTGCCAATAGGTATAAGATACACCTCAATAGTGCGACTTTTAGAATCTAAAACAGGAGATATTTCTGAAACTTTGGCTTTAAACTTCTCATTAGGATAAGCTCCAACTTCAATAATGGCATCATTTCCAACCTTAACATTTGAAATGTATTTTTCAGAAACATAAGTTAAAATTTGCTTCGCATCTATTCTGCCTACTACTGCTATACTGGACTGAGAATTAACTGTTTCACCAATTTTTTTTCTAATATTTAAAATATATCCTGAAATTGGCGCTCTTACCGGACTTTTTAAATATACAGAACCAGGCCTTGAAGGATCAAGAGTCGCAACTATTTGTCCCTTTTGAACATAAGACCCAAGTTTAATGCTCAAAGAAGTTATTTTGCCCGCAGCATCTGGGAAAATATCTGCTTTAACTTTTGTATCTATATCTCCATTTAAAGACAAATAATCACTCAAAATTCCCTTTTTTGCTTTTATGGCAATTACGGGGAATCTATAAGGACCTTCTTGCTCATTATTAACGTCATCTAGCTTGGCTTTGTTCACACAAGCAACTAAAACTAAGAATAAAACTAAAAAATATTTTTTTAAAAATAAGTTAATATTAAAAATTAAATTCATAAAAATACCTCTTAGTCTAATAAATTTATTAAGTCCTTATATTCCAGTATAGAATTAGAATAATTTAATTTGTCTTCAATAAACTTTAAATCACTCTGTTTATAAACAAGCTCAATATCATTTAATTTGGAAAGATCCATAACCCCAGAATTAAAAGCATTAAATGCCATTTGATAATTTTTTTTAGCTAATTCTACATTAATTTTAGAAGCATCAAGAATCGCTTTATATCTTTTAATATCTTTCCTTTTTTGCACAATATCAGATTTTAAATTTCTAATTTTACTCTCAATATTATTTCGCAGTATTTTTAGCTGATAGTTGTTATCTTGTATTTTTGTAAAACTTTTTGAAAATGGAAATATTTCAGTTAAATTGTAATTTAAGCTAAAGGATGCCAAAAATCCACTTGAAAAACCTTTAGAATTTTCATGAAATGATCTATAAGGAGAGTAAGAAAATGACAAAGAAAGACTTGGTAAAAAAGTGTCCAACCAAAGCGAATCAAGAAACTTTTCCGCCATTTTTAAGCGTGTATTCAACTCCTTAATCTCCAATGATTCATTAATATTTAACGCCTCATCAAATAATGAAAAATCTATTGTCTCATCTGGCAATTCTCCAATAATTTCAAAATCTTGATCCGGCTCTAATCCTATTAATAACTTAAAAATTTCTTTTGACTTTTCAAAATTAATAATCTGGCCATCTAAATCTGGTTGAGATTTTCTATACTTAAGCTGTGCATCAAGAAAATCTATTTCTGATATTAATCCATTATTATAAGCAATTCTGGCTTGTTCAAATTTAAGTTTACTATTTTGTATTTGACTCTCAAGAACTTTTAAAGTATTCTTTAAAGCTATTAATTGATTGTAAGACTTAAGAACATTTAACTTAATATTACGAACGGCACTCTCCCTTTCTATCTTCGCATTTTCATACTCCAACATAACAAGTTCCATTCTCTTTAAAACAGAAGGTGACAAAGAAAGGTTAATCCCAACTCCAAACCCTAAACCCCAATAATCTCTTTCAAGCTCTCTCAAAACAGAAGGATTTCTACTGATTGTAGAGCTAAGATTAACGTTTGGAACAAAAGCATTCCATACATTATTTTTATAAAGTTTTTTTATATTTTCCTTGTATAGAGCATTTCCTGAGTCTAAGCTATTCTCTAGAGCCATATTTACAGCTTGTTTGGGTGATATTTGAATAATTTCAGCAAAAGAAAAAGAGACAGTCATAAAAATTAAAAAAAATTTTTTAATTTTAAGCCTCCTTTATAACAAGAATTAAAACTTTAAAGTTATAAAACTTAATTAACATTTTCAATTCATTTAATTAATTATTATATTATAATACAATTCTAAATATGAACATTTTCAAAATTTTCTTTATCTTAAATTATACTATTATTTTTTTAATAAAAATTTACCAATATACTTTCTCTAAAATATTTGGACTACAATGCATATATAAACCTACTTGCTCAAAATATTCAATTGAATGCCTTAAAAAATACTGTTTTCCAACCGCCTTAATATTAATGACACTAAGAATAATAAGATGTAATGCATTATTCAAAGGAGGAGATGACTTTATTCCTAAATACAATCCCATTTCAACATCTTTAAAAGAATTTAAAAAAAGATTAATCAAATAAGGCTTTATACTTTTCTGGAACCCAGGTCTTTACAACTTTTTTATTATTTTCAACAAATTCAACCGCATTGCGATACTCTTTGCCTGGTTCTTTATCATTTCTATCCATTAAAGGCAATATTAAATCATCATTCCAATAAAAATTATCAAAAACATAATATACATCAAGATCATCATTTTCAAGGCCAAGTCTAACAAGAGTGTGCACACTTTCAATTCCCCCCATAATTAAATCAGGATCATCAAGGAGCTTAATATCATACCTAGAAAAAGCCCAATGAGGTTTCCACAAAGGAACTAAAATCCACTCGTTTCTTTTTATTGCAGAATCCAAACTTGCAAGCATAACGCTTTCGCTTGAAGGAACTAACTCATACTCTTTCCTCAATCCATAATAATCAAGCGCTTGTTCTGTAACAATCTGAGTTCCTGCGCCAGCATCTATCCCAATCATTTTATTTTTAAACTTAGCGCCTTTTCCCCTAAGTTCACTAATACTAGAAATTGGAACATAGCTTGGCACAACAAATCCCTGAATGGTTCCTTCATAATTTGGACCAAGATCAACAAATTTTGATTTCCGTTTTTCGTAATAAAATTTATCAGCTGTAGGAACCCAAGAAGATACCGTGCCATCTACTTTTCCAGATGCTAAGTATTGATACATTACAGATGTGGTAACTGAAAATATTTCTGCATTATAACCCATTTTCTCAAAAACAACTTTCAATACATTCGTAGCTGCTGTTTCTCCACCCCAATTCACATACCCAATTTTTACCGATTTTAAATTTTTTGAACTCTTTTTTTCATCACAAGACAAAAACATAAGAACAATGAAAAATCCCATAAATAATTTATACATAAAATATCCTCCTATTTATTATAGATTTCCAAGAATCTTTTAAATTTATTCTCTTTTTTTCCACCATAATGATCTGTATTTAAATAGCTGAATTTAATAAAAATAGATTGCATAATCCTATCTAAAATAATAGCTATAATAACAACTGCTAACCCGGATATTAAACCCTCACCAAAATTTAATCTTTCTATAGAGTAAATCACAGTCCTACCCAGTCCAGATGATCCAACCATTGCAGCAATTACTATCATAGATATTGCCATCATTATTGACTGATTAATGCCTTCAATTATGCTCTGAAGAGAAAGAGGGAGTTGAACCTGTAAAAGAATGCGCAAATTACTACTGCCAAAAGACTTAGCTGCTTCTATTACTTCATCTGAAACTTGAACAATTCCCAACCTTGTATATCTAATAACAGGAGGCATGGCAAAAATTATTGTAGCAAAAATAGCAGAAGCTGTACCCATTCCAAAAAAAGGAATAGCGGGAATCAAGTAAATAAATGGGGGCATAGCCTGCATTAAATCCAAAATGGGTTTTAAAAAAACATAAAATCTTGGAAAATATCCCCCCAAAATGCCTATAGGGATTCCTAAAATAACAGAAACAAATACAGAAACAAATATAATAGCTACTGTATCCATAGAGGCTTCCCAAAGATTAAAATATAAAATAAAAAGAAAGCCAGGCAAAATTAAAAACAATAATCTCTTTTTCAAGAAAACAAAACTTAGCAAGCATACAGTTAAAATTAAAAAAATAGGATTAACAAAAAGAAATAAATTTTTTAAACTTTCATATAAAAAAATTATACTTTTAGAAAAACCTACTCCATCAGAAGTTGAAAAATTATCAACCAAAAAATCAAAAAAATTATCTATTTTTAATATAAAAAAATCTTTATTCATAAATTCTTATCTTGACAATAAATCGGAAATTTCATTTAAATTGATATATCCGACAATATCTCCCTTTTCTTTTATTATTAAATAGTCTTGCTTATTCAAGTATTCAACAATTTTTTTTATCTCATCATTTAGATCTAAATTTAAAGATACAAGATTATCATATCTTTTATTAAGAGCTTTATCATATAAACTAAAATTTTCATTTTGATATTTAATGATAACATTTAAGCCATTATCACTACCAGAGTTTAAATCAAAATCATCTTTTAAAATATCTTTTATTTTTAAAATATTTAAAACAGGCAAATTTTTAATAAAATCAGATATAAAGTCTGTACTAGGATTGGCCAAAATTTCTACAGGTTTGCCAACTTGAATGATTTTCCCATCTTTCATAAAAGCAATTCTATGTCCCAATTTAAAAGCTTCAATTAAATCGTGAGTAATAAACACAACCGTTTTTTTAAGCTTAGCTACTAACCTCAAAAGTTCTTCCTGCATTTCCCCTTTAATTAAAGGGTCAAGCGCTGAAAAAGCTTCATCCATTAAAAGAATATCTGGATTAACCACCAATGCTCTTGCTATTCCAACCCTTTGTTTCATTCCTCCAGAAAGTTCATTAATATACTTATATTTTGAATCTTCAAGTCCTACAAGATTTAATACCTCAATAGCACGCTCTTCTCTAATCTTTCTGGGGATATGTTTAACCTCAAGCCCATAAGTGACGTTTCTTAGTACATTCATATGGGGGAAAAGTCCAAAATTTTGAAAAACCATTGCAAATGTATCTTTTCTTAAATTAGAAAGATCCTTGCGATTTATAGCACTCATTTCCATGTTATTTACCAAAATAGATCCTGAATCTATTTTGTAAATACCATTTAAGCACCTGACAAAAGTAGATTTGCCGCAACCTGACATTCCCATAATAACCAAAATTTCATTTTCATAAACATCAAGATTAATATTGGCATTTGCAATAAAAATAGAAGACTCTTTGTAAATTTGCATTCTATCTTTGCCATTTTCATAATCTTTTATAGCTTGGCTTATTCGCTTTTTGTCAACATAATAAGAAAATACTTTATAACAATCTTTAATTTTAACAGCAACCCTATCCAAAGCAAACTCCTCAATAAGTCTGCATTATACTTCATAATACATTATTATAAATTATACTAAAATTATTAAATTTTTGCCGATCGGAAATAAAAAAACAAAAGACCCTTTAAAGGATCTTTTGTTAATAATTTGTACTAATTAACTTAATTAAATTAAAAATTTATCTAAGCAATGACAAAACATATTGAGGAACTTGATTGGCCTGTGCAATCATTGCCATCGCAGATTGTGTTAAAATACTATTAGTTGTAGCAGCTACAACCTCATCTGTCATTGTAGCATCTTTTATTTGAGCATAAGATGCTTTTAGATTTTCAATAGCATACTCAGTACTATTCTTTATAGATTCAAGTCTATTTTGGAAAGCACCCAAATTTGCTCTTTGATCACTTATCATTCTAATAGCATTTTCTATTTTAGCAAGAGATGTGTTAGCGTCAACTGTAGTTGTAACATTAACAGGAGAATTAACCCCACCTTGAGAAGGTGCTGTAGCAGGTGCTGGTTGTTGAGCCCCTTCTTGCTGAACACCTTCTTGAACAGGTGCAGCCTGAGCAGTTTGAGCTCCCTCACCAGA
The nucleotide sequence above comes from Borrelia maritima. Encoded proteins:
- a CDS encoding ABC transporter permease — translated: MNKDFFILKIDNFFDFLVDNFSTSDGVGFSKSIIFLYESLKNLFLFVNPIFLILTVCLLSFVFLKKRLLFLILPGFLFILYFNLWEASMDTVAIIFVSVFVSVILGIPIGILGGYFPRFYVFLKPILDLMQAMPPFIYLIPAIPFFGMGTASAIFATIIFAMPPVIRYTRLGIVQVSDEVIEAAKSFGSSNLRILLQVQLPLSLQSIIEGINQSIMMAISMIVIAAMVGSSGLGRTVIYSIERLNFGEGLISGLAVVIIAIILDRIMQSIFIKFSYLNTDHYGGKKENKFKRFLEIYNK
- the yidD gene encoding membrane protein insertion efficiency factor YidD, translated to MNIFKIFFILNYTIIFLIKIYQYTFSKIFGLQCIYKPTCSKYSIECLKKYCFPTALILMTLRIIRCNALFKGGDDFIPKYNPISTSLKEFKKRLIK
- a CDS encoding glycine betaine ABC transporter substrate-binding protein encodes the protein MYKLFMGFFIVLMFLSCDEKKSSKNLKSVKIGYVNWGGETAATNVLKVVFEKMGYNAEIFSVTTSVMYQYLASGKVDGTVSSWVPTADKFYYEKRKSKFVDLGPNYEGTIQGFVVPSYVPISSISELRGKGAKFKNKMIGIDAGAGTQIVTEQALDYYGLRKEYELVPSSESVMLASLDSAIKRNEWILVPLWKPHWAFSRYDIKLLDDPDLIMGGIESVHTLVRLGLENDDLDVYYVFDNFYWNDDLILPLMDRNDKEPGKEYRNAVEFVENNKKVVKTWVPEKYKALFD
- a CDS encoding efflux RND transporter permease subunit yields the protein MLVKRIVGKPITILILFSLLMMISLYTFSRLKVDLLPGIDIPQISIHTVYHGASPKEVEESVSRVLESGLSSVKNLKNIYSVSSKESSTVSLEFYHGTDLDLVLNEIRDALELVKPSLPSKSQTPRIFRYNLKNIPVMEIVINSVRPVSELKRYADEVIKPGLERLDGVAIVTVNGGSKKRVLIEVSQNRLESYGLSLSRISAIIASQNLELSAGNILENNLEYLVQVSGKFKSIEEIGNVVIAYKIPDISSGINSSPIEIKLKDIANIKTDFEDLSEYVEYNGLPSISLSVQKRSDANSITVSNVVMKEIEKLKLSMPKDMRLEIASDSTNFIKSSISTVVNSAYFGAMLAIFVIFFFLRSFRATIIIGISIPIAIVLTFCLMYFVNISLNIMSLAGLALGIGMVVDCSIVVIDNIYKYRQKGAKLVSSSILGAQEMLLPITSSTFTSICVFGPFLIFKSELGVYGDFFKDFSFTIVISLGVSLLVAIFLVPVLSSHYVGLYTSFQKNIKSAFVRKIDAFCAKIYYFLEFLYINLLNIVLNHKLIFGLIVFFSFIGSLFLGFLLDVTTFARGKENSIMINLNFPYKTNLEYSKFYSDRFLEIVKSEAKGYKSIISTLYTDRISFNVLFPLKEELKDNTIKSIDYDTIKYRIMNRIGNLYPEFNVEPSSGSALGGGDSVKIKISANDFEYIKDYGKILISMLKKAIPELVNPRLNISDFQLEIGVEIDRALAYNYGIDMNTILNELKANVNGVVAGQYVENGLNYDIVLKLDRIDVRNLKDLGKIFVTNLSGVKIPLSSIATFEKTKKAESIYRENQALTIYINAGISPNDNLTQVTAKVIDFINNKVPHKEGTALNVEGEYNEFSNIMNQFKIIIMMAVIVVFGIMASQFESFLKPFIIIFTIPLTAIGVVLIHFLAGEKLSIFAAIGMLMLVGVVVNTGIVLVDYTGLLIKRGFGLREAIIESCRSRLRPILMSSLTSIIGLIPMAFSTGSGNELLKPIAFTFIGGMTASTFLTLLFIPMLFEIFSNIVSSFKSRLKRAAADVDLKESSKINNSTKSSYDSLFEEDGN
- a CDS encoding TolC family protein, yielding MTVSFSFAEIIQISPKQAVNMALENSLDSGNALYKENIKKLYKNNVWNAFVPNVNLSSTISRNPSVLRELERDYWGLGFGVGINLSLSPSVLKRMELVMLEYENAKIERESAVRNIKLNVLKSYNQLIALKNTLKVLESQIQNSKLKFEQARIAYNNGLISEIDFLDAQLKYRKSQPDLDGQIINFEKSKEIFKLLIGLEPDQDFEIIGELPDETIDFSLFDEALNINESLEIKELNTRLKMAEKFLDSLWLDTFLPSLSLSFSYSPYRSFHENSKGFSSGFLASFSLNYNLTEIFPFSKSFTKIQDNNYQLKILRNNIESKIRNLKSDIVQKRKDIKRYKAILDASKINVELAKKNYQMAFNAFNSGVMDLSKLNDIELVYKQSDLKFIEDKLNYSNSILEYKDLINLLD
- a CDS encoding PG0541 family transporter-associated protein → MTNFYKYRIEIISNLSLELDIFECIEKIERELGEPIYYSKIETVYGKGKKGEKHGNGVWPEENFILIIYTSNQSVLNRLEDVIDNLNRSYPTEGINIFVLGN
- a CDS encoding ATP-binding cassette domain-containing protein — protein: MDRVAVKIKDCYKVFSYYVDKKRISQAIKDYENGKDRMQIYKESSIFIANANINLDVYENEILVIMGMSGCGKSTFVRCLNGIYKIDSGSILVNNMEMSAINRKDLSNLRKDTFAMVFQNFGLFPHMNVLRNVTYGLEVKHIPRKIREERAIEVLNLVGLEDSKYKYINELSGGMKQRVGIARALVVNPDILLMDEAFSALDPLIKGEMQEELLRLVAKLKKTVVFITHDLIEAFKLGHRIAFMKDGKIIQVGKPVEILANPSTDFISDFIKNLPVLNILKIKDILKDDFDLNSGSDNGLNVIIKYQNENFSLYDKALNKRYDNLVSLNLDLNDEIKKIVEYLNKQDYLIIKEKGDIVGYINLNEISDLLSR
- a CDS encoding efflux RND transporter periplasmic adaptor subunit, with the translated sequence MNLIFNINLFLKKYFLVLFLVLVACVNKAKLDDVNNEQEGPYRFPVIAIKAKKGILSDYLSLNGDIDTKVKADIFPDAAGKITSLSIKLGSYVQKGQIVATLDPSRPGSVYLKSPVRAPISGYILNIRKKIGETVNSQSSIAVVGRIDAKQILTYVSEKYISNVKVGNDAIIEVGAYPNEKFKAKVSEISPVLDSKSRTIEVYLIPIGSNLDKLIIGMFSKIKLITKRFRDVIKIPREAIVEREDKKFVFKLDLEGKSVQMLPVTVLFEIDNIVALSGEVKENDLIVVEGMSTLSDGTLINLVDTKEGLSAESNI